From Psychrobacillus sp. FSL K6-2836, a single genomic window includes:
- the ruvB gene encoding Holliday junction branch migration DNA helicase RuvB, with product MDERVISSEISNFDEPFEQSLRPQFLKQYIGQDKIKHNLQIFIEAAKMRSESLDHCLLYGPPGLGKTTLAAVIANEMDVQIRMTSGPAIERPGDLAAIVSSLEPGDVLFIDEIHRLNRSIEEVLYPAMEDFCLDIVVGKGPAARSVRLDLPPFTLIGATTRAGALSAPLRDRFGVLLRLDYYDEDALTSIVARSSELFNASIDHESAGEIARRSRGTPRIANRLLKRVRDYAQVRGNGHISIDMAKEALELLQVDPRGLDHIDHKLILAMIERFRGGPVGLDTIAASIGEESATIEDVYEPYLLQIGFIQRSPRGRIVTPLAYEHLGIALPMERKEL from the coding sequence ATGGATGAACGTGTCATTTCAAGCGAAATTTCCAATTTTGACGAACCTTTCGAGCAATCACTTCGTCCTCAGTTTCTAAAGCAATATATTGGGCAAGATAAAATCAAACATAATTTACAAATTTTTATCGAAGCAGCTAAAATGAGAAGTGAGAGTTTAGATCACTGTCTTTTATACGGGCCTCCTGGACTTGGTAAAACAACACTTGCTGCTGTAATTGCAAATGAAATGGACGTACAAATTAGAATGACAAGTGGTCCAGCTATCGAGCGTCCTGGCGACTTAGCCGCAATTGTAAGTTCACTGGAACCTGGAGATGTATTATTCATAGACGAAATTCATCGGTTGAATCGATCCATCGAAGAAGTTCTTTATCCAGCAATGGAAGACTTTTGCCTGGATATCGTAGTAGGGAAAGGACCTGCCGCTAGAAGTGTGCGTCTTGACTTACCGCCATTTACCTTAATAGGTGCCACTACAAGAGCTGGTGCGTTATCTGCACCTTTACGTGATCGCTTTGGAGTCTTGCTGCGGCTGGATTACTATGATGAAGATGCATTGACTTCTATTGTGGCACGTAGTTCAGAGTTGTTTAATGCATCCATTGATCATGAATCTGCCGGGGAAATCGCTAGAAGGTCTAGAGGTACTCCTCGTATCGCTAACCGTTTGTTAAAAAGAGTACGAGACTATGCACAGGTTCGTGGAAATGGGCATATCTCGATAGATATGGCTAAAGAGGCGTTAGAGCTACTTCAAGTAGATCCTCGTGGATTGGATCATATTGATCATAAACTAATTTTGGCTATGATTGAACGATTCAGAGGTGGCCCTGTTGGCTTAGATACTATTGCAGCAAGTATTGGAGAAGAGTCTGCTACGATTGAAGATGTATATGAACCATATCTTCTTCAAATTGGCTTTATCCAACGTTCGCCTAGAGGAAGAATTGTTACACCACTTGCTTATGAACATTTAGGAATTGCATTGCCAATGGAAAGAAAAGAATTATAA
- the tgt gene encoding tRNA guanosine(34) transglycosylase Tgt, with the protein MTAVTYELIKKDKQTGARLGVVHTPHGSFETPAFMPVGTQATVKTMAPEEIKEMNAGIILSNTYHLWLRPGNDIIREAGGLHKFMNWDRAILTDSGGFQVFSLSDMRKIEEEGVHFRNHLNGDKLFLSPEKSMQIQNDLGSDIMMAFDECPPYPASFEYMKASVERTSRWAERCLTAHTNTDKQGLFGIIQGGEYEELRRQSAQDLVSLDFPGYAIGGLSVGEPKDVMNRVLEFTTPMMPENKPRYLMGVGSPDSLIDGSIHGVDMFDCVLPTRIARNGTFFTHQGRLVIKGAKFARDFGPIDEKCDCYTCKNYSRAYIRHLFKADETFGLRLASYHNLHFLMKLMENVRQAIREDRLLDFREEFFEEYGYNKPNAKNF; encoded by the coding sequence ATGACAGCAGTTACGTATGAACTTATCAAAAAAGACAAACAAACAGGTGCCAGATTAGGTGTAGTACATACGCCTCATGGATCATTTGAAACACCTGCATTTATGCCAGTAGGTACACAAGCAACAGTAAAAACAATGGCTCCAGAAGAGATCAAAGAGATGAATGCTGGTATTATTCTTAGCAATACTTATCATCTATGGCTACGTCCAGGAAACGACATTATTCGTGAAGCAGGCGGGCTTCATAAATTTATGAATTGGGATCGAGCAATTCTTACAGATTCTGGAGGATTCCAAGTATTTAGTTTAAGTGATATGCGTAAAATTGAAGAGGAAGGCGTTCATTTTCGAAATCACCTTAACGGGGATAAATTATTTTTAAGTCCTGAAAAATCAATGCAAATTCAAAATGATTTAGGCTCTGATATTATGATGGCATTTGATGAATGCCCACCTTATCCAGCATCTTTTGAATATATGAAAGCGTCTGTAGAACGTACTTCACGTTGGGCAGAGCGGTGTTTAACTGCGCATACGAATACAGATAAGCAAGGACTATTTGGAATCATCCAAGGTGGAGAATATGAGGAATTACGCCGTCAATCTGCACAGGATTTAGTTTCTCTTGATTTCCCTGGGTATGCAATTGGAGGATTATCTGTTGGTGAACCAAAAGATGTGATGAATCGTGTGCTTGAATTTACTACGCCGATGATGCCTGAAAATAAACCTCGTTATTTGATGGGGGTTGGTTCACCTGACTCATTAATCGATGGTTCTATTCATGGTGTGGATATGTTTGACTGTGTATTACCAACACGTATTGCACGCAATGGTACATTTTTTACCCATCAAGGTCGTCTAGTTATTAAAGGTGCGAAGTTTGCACGTGATTTTGGACCTATCGATGAAAAATGCGATTGTTATACATGTAAAAATTATTCACGTGCTTATATTCGCCATTTATTCAAAGCGGACGAAACGTTTGGTTTACGTCTAGCGTCCTATCATAACCTACATTTCCTAATGAAATTAATGGAAAATGTGAGACAAGCAATACGTGAAGATCGTCTACTTGATTTTAGAGAAGAATTTTTTGAAGAATATGGGTATAACAAACCAAATGCAAAAAACTTCTGA
- the queA gene encoding tRNA preQ1(34) S-adenosylmethionine ribosyltransferase-isomerase QueA, whose amino-acid sequence MRVEDFDFELPEELIAQIPLLDRTSSKLLIADFEKQSYIHTHFKGILDELNEGDCLVLNDTKVMPARLMGMKEETGANVEVLLLTQIEGDHWETLVKPAKRVKIGTEITFGEGLLKAVCTDIKDHGGRIFRFEYSGVFFEVLDQLGEMPLPPYIHEKLENKDRYQTVYAKEQGSAAAPTAGLHFTDALLEDIRLKGVKIAFVTLHVGLGTFRPVSVDSIDDHEMHSEFYRITEETADVINQVKATGGKVVAVGTTSTRTLETVATKFNGKLQADSGWTSIFIYPGYEFKCIDGMITNFHLPKSTLVMLVSALTSREFILSAYKEAVDLKYRFFSFGDAMFIKGRNY is encoded by the coding sequence ATGAGAGTAGAAGATTTTGATTTTGAATTACCAGAAGAACTAATTGCCCAAATACCACTTTTGGATAGAACGAGTAGTAAGCTATTAATAGCAGATTTTGAAAAACAGTCGTATATACATACTCATTTTAAGGGAATACTAGATGAATTAAATGAGGGAGATTGCCTTGTGTTGAACGATACGAAGGTGATGCCTGCTCGTTTGATGGGTATGAAAGAAGAAACTGGAGCGAATGTAGAAGTACTTTTATTGACACAAATAGAAGGGGATCATTGGGAGACACTTGTGAAACCTGCAAAACGGGTCAAAATAGGCACAGAAATTACATTTGGTGAAGGTTTGTTGAAGGCAGTCTGTACAGATATAAAAGACCATGGTGGGCGAATTTTCCGATTTGAATATTCGGGTGTATTTTTTGAAGTATTAGACCAATTAGGAGAAATGCCACTTCCTCCATATATTCATGAAAAGTTGGAAAATAAAGATCGATATCAAACAGTCTATGCAAAAGAGCAAGGTTCAGCAGCAGCTCCAACAGCCGGCCTACATTTCACAGATGCATTATTAGAAGATATTCGACTAAAAGGTGTAAAAATAGCGTTTGTGACATTACATGTGGGGCTTGGAACTTTCCGTCCCGTTAGTGTAGATTCTATTGATGACCATGAAATGCATTCTGAATTTTATCGGATTACTGAGGAAACAGCAGATGTTATTAACCAGGTGAAAGCAACAGGTGGAAAAGTTGTTGCAGTTGGGACTACCTCTACGAGAACACTAGAAACCGTGGCAACAAAATTTAATGGAAAACTTCAAGCAGACAGTGGTTGGACTTCGATATTTATATATCCAGGTTATGAATTTAAGTGTATAGATGGGATGATTACAAATTTCCATTTACCTAAATCTACCTTAGTTATGCTTGTTAGTGCACTTACTTCTAGAGAGTTTATACTCTCTGCATATAAAGAAGCAGTGGACTTAAAGTATCGCTTTTTTAGTTTTGGAGATGCAATGTTTATAAAAGGAAGGAATTATTAA
- a CDS encoding LapA family protein, with amino-acid sequence MKLQWSLLFGLLFAIIIALFAIYNVDTVPVNYVFGTAQWPLILVILGSALLGALLSGSVAIYRSFILSRKIKHLEKDLEKKEATIGVLQNEVVAYKEKPVDFLDEPVIVKDENSTI; translated from the coding sequence ATGAAACTTCAATGGTCATTATTATTTGGTTTGCTATTCGCTATTATTATCGCTTTATTTGCTATTTACAATGTAGATACTGTTCCGGTTAATTATGTATTTGGAACAGCACAATGGCCACTTATCCTCGTTATCTTGGGTTCAGCTTTATTAGGAGCACTCCTAAGTGGGTCAGTTGCAATTTATCGATCATTTATATTATCAAGGAAAATTAAGCACTTAGAGAAAGACCTTGAAAAGAAAGAGGCTACCATTGGTGTTTTACAAAATGAGGTAGTTGCGTACAAGGAAAAACCAGTAGATTTTCTTGATGAGCCAGTGATAGTAAAAGATGAGAATTCAACTATTTAA
- the secDF gene encoding protein translocase subunit SecDF encodes MKTRGRIVAFLLLLVIFAGTISPTVTGVLNNIKLGLDLQGGFEVLYQVNELKDGQEITEDVVADTASALTSRIDVLGVSEPSIQIEDGNRIRVQLAGVDDQNSARELLSTQANLTFRDSDDNIMLDGMDLKESGAKAAFDQQGQPIVTLELKDANKFAEITSEIAAKPAPDNVLVIWLDFEEGVDSYKTEALKPEEEQKFTSAPRVSQRINSDSVEISGAFTVDETKHLSGILNAGALPVELEEIYSTSVGAQFGEEALNSTILASIIGITAIFIFMIGYYRLPGVIAVISLVVYIFLILVIFDWINGVLTLPGIAAIVLGVGMAVDANILTYERIREELRVGRSVKKAFDAGAKESFTAIFDANITTLLAAAVLFFFGTSSVKGFATLLIISILVIFITAVWASRILLGLLVHSGYFDNKPGWFGIPKKRMHSPEEEVDTLDLTTKFDRFDFVHSRKIFYIASITLTIAGIIILSVFKLNLGIDFSSGTRVQIESTQPLTQALVTEKIESIGMPSDDIVISGENGDSAVVRYKDEFTQEEVKTLKIEMTEQFGAEPQVSTVSDTVGRELVKNALKALAFAAIGIIIYVAFRFEWRMGVASIVSLLHDAFLMVAIFSILRLEVDITFIAAVLTIVGYSINDTIVTFDRIRENLQRSAKITSEDELATIVNKSLRQTLGRSVNTVLTVILVVVALLLFGAEGIRNFSIALLIGLIAGTYSSIYIGAQIWFDLKVKEMRKNGGIDVKKEEKKWGSDEPVV; translated from the coding sequence ATGAAAACTAGAGGACGCATAGTTGCGTTTTTATTGTTACTCGTTATTTTTGCAGGAACAATCAGTCCCACAGTTACAGGCGTACTGAACAATATTAAACTCGGTCTAGATCTTCAAGGTGGTTTTGAGGTTCTTTATCAAGTAAACGAATTAAAGGATGGTCAAGAAATAACGGAAGATGTTGTGGCGGATACAGCATCAGCACTTACGAGCCGTATTGACGTATTAGGTGTAAGTGAACCTAGTATTCAAATTGAAGATGGCAACCGAATTCGAGTACAACTTGCTGGTGTGGATGATCAGAATTCTGCCAGAGAGTTACTTTCGACACAAGCGAATTTAACATTCCGAGATTCCGATGATAATATAATGCTAGACGGGATGGACTTGAAGGAAAGCGGAGCTAAGGCAGCTTTTGATCAACAAGGACAACCTATCGTAACATTAGAATTAAAAGATGCAAATAAATTTGCAGAAATTACTTCTGAAATTGCGGCAAAGCCAGCCCCAGACAATGTTCTAGTTATTTGGTTAGACTTTGAAGAAGGTGTGGATTCGTACAAAACAGAAGCATTGAAGCCTGAAGAAGAGCAAAAATTCACTTCAGCTCCGCGCGTTTCTCAGCGCATTAACTCCGATAGCGTGGAAATTTCTGGTGCATTTACAGTTGATGAAACAAAACATCTGTCAGGAATTTTAAATGCCGGTGCTCTTCCAGTTGAATTGGAAGAAATTTACTCTACCTCAGTAGGAGCACAATTTGGGGAAGAAGCATTAAACAGTACTATTTTAGCTAGTATTATAGGTATTACGGCAATTTTCATCTTTATGATTGGATATTATCGTTTACCTGGTGTTATTGCAGTTATTTCCTTAGTGGTATATATTTTCTTAATTTTAGTTATTTTTGATTGGATTAATGGTGTATTAACACTTCCAGGGATCGCGGCAATTGTTCTCGGGGTAGGTATGGCAGTGGATGCTAATATTTTAACCTATGAGAGAATTCGAGAAGAATTACGTGTTGGAAGATCAGTGAAGAAAGCATTTGATGCAGGAGCAAAAGAATCCTTTACTGCAATTTTCGATGCAAATATTACAACATTATTAGCAGCTGCGGTATTATTCTTCTTCGGTACAAGTTCTGTAAAAGGATTTGCTACACTGTTAATTATTAGTATTTTAGTTATTTTCATCACAGCAGTATGGGCTTCACGTATTTTACTTGGGCTACTTGTTCATAGTGGTTACTTTGATAACAAGCCAGGTTGGTTTGGTATTCCGAAGAAAAGAATGCACTCTCCAGAAGAAGAAGTAGACACTCTTGACTTAACAACAAAATTCGATCGTTTTGATTTTGTTCATAGTCGTAAAATCTTCTATATTGCTTCTATAACATTAACGATTGCAGGAATTATTATCTTGAGTGTGTTCAAGTTAAATCTTGGAATAGATTTTTCTTCTGGTACACGTGTTCAAATTGAGTCTACTCAGCCTTTAACCCAAGCTCTTGTTACAGAGAAAATTGAAAGTATAGGTATGCCTTCAGATGATATTGTAATCTCAGGAGAAAACGGGGATAGTGCAGTAGTCAGATACAAAGATGAATTTACACAAGAAGAAGTTAAAACACTAAAAATAGAAATGACTGAACAGTTTGGTGCTGAACCTCAAGTAAGCACAGTTTCTGATACGGTTGGACGAGAACTTGTGAAAAATGCATTAAAAGCATTAGCGTTTGCTGCTATTGGAATAATCATTTATGTTGCTTTCCGTTTTGAGTGGAGAATGGGTGTTGCATCGATTGTTTCGCTACTCCATGATGCATTCTTAATGGTTGCCATATTTAGTATTCTTCGTTTAGAGGTAGATATTACGTTTATCGCAGCAGTGTTAACGATAGTCGGATATTCTATAAACGATACGATTGTAACATTTGACCGTATACGAGAAAACTTACAACGCAGTGCTAAAATCACATCAGAAGATGAGCTTGCAACGATTGTAAATAAATCATTACGACAAACACTAGGTCGTTCTGTTAATACAGTACTTACTGTTATTTTAGTAGTTGTAGCCTTATTGTTATTTGGTGCAGAAGGAATTCGTAACTTCTCTATTGCTTTATTAATCGGGTTAATAGCCGGAACGTATTCTTCCATTTACATTGGAGCACAAATTTGGTTTGACTTGAAAGTGAAAGAAATGCGTAAAAATGGCGGTATTGATGTGAAAAAAGAAGAGAAAAAATGGGGTTCTGACGAGCCGGTTGTATAA
- a CDS encoding post-transcriptional regulator encodes MENNFEAIFTHVLPAIESKRNEFVVYQYNTVTEKDIWNFCVTKKWRKKDIASLPLYQIINDILTISPAEFMTFEQIENQRTSNWFSEINQEELQLLLNPGFEEK; translated from the coding sequence ATGGAAAATAATTTTGAAGCTATTTTTACGCACGTACTACCAGCTATAGAAAGTAAGAGAAATGAGTTTGTCGTTTATCAATACAATACGGTGACGGAAAAAGACATTTGGAATTTTTGTGTGACGAAAAAATGGAGAAAAAAAGATATAGCTTCCTTGCCTTTATATCAAATCATAAACGATATTCTCACCATTTCTCCCGCAGAATTTATGACGTTTGAACAAATTGAAAATCAAAGAACATCTAACTGGTTTTCTGAGATTAATCAAGAAGAGTTGCAATTGTTATTAAACCCAGGTTTCGAAGAAAAATAA
- the yajC gene encoding preprotein translocase subunit YajC, whose product MDTLVGLLPIIAMFAVMWFFIIRPAQKRQKNTAQMQNNIKRGDDIITVGGLHAKVDAVDDQTIFVTVADGTRLQFERVAVGRVVTETK is encoded by the coding sequence ATGGATACATTAGTAGGATTGTTGCCAATTATTGCTATGTTCGCGGTAATGTGGTTCTTCATCATTAGACCAGCACAGAAGCGTCAAAAAAACACAGCACAAATGCAAAATAATATTAAACGTGGAGACGATATCATTACTGTTGGCGGGTTACACGCTAAGGTAGATGCAGTAGATGATCAAACGATCTTCGTTACTGTTGCAGACGGAACTCGTTTACAATTCGAGCGCGTAGCAGTAGGACGAGTAGTAACAGAAACTAAGTAA
- a CDS encoding putative polysaccharide biosynthesis protein, giving the protein MSTFLKGSILLMISIFLSKFLGFIYRMQFVRLTGEETVGIYMTAYPAFIFFLSLVQLGIPIAMAKIIAELRARSATSDYFSVMRTSVIVTVVSILLFTPLFIFITPYISGNLLKNDAITMTLYVSIAIVPIAAAGGILKGFFQGIARLEETAVAQLMEQIVRILLISFALPFFLTSASPQEAAAYAMVLALIAELIALLYLKWKYDRWKTKQTYNKTSKAYPLSPLFAIALPSSGSRLFGSFTWFLEPIIFIKALAITGITAVAATTLYGVISGVLVPLLLFPSFIPYALSIVLIPAVSDAFARKNFKLLKERIHLSLKFSTLTGCYAATLFYLHGGDLVETLFHVENATVYMKILSPIFFFYYIQSPLFSILQALNNSKAAFLNSLYGGVGKLLLLFFLASQVTIQEKGAIVAIGFGVLITSFLHIASLKEKKEAQIGFSFFVIPYAVFLLTIISRPMIISIGSHSLLIDCLFTMAYLTVALVLFRQIKRKEISVIFKIAKTSKNRF; this is encoded by the coding sequence TTGTCTACATTTTTAAAAGGGTCTATTTTGTTAATGATTTCCATTTTTTTATCTAAGTTTTTAGGGTTTATTTATCGTATGCAGTTTGTTCGCTTAACTGGTGAAGAAACAGTTGGGATTTATATGACTGCCTATCCAGCTTTTATTTTTTTCCTTTCTTTGGTACAACTTGGTATTCCAATTGCAATGGCTAAAATTATTGCGGAGCTACGCGCAAGAAGTGCGACATCGGATTATTTTTCTGTTATGCGAACCTCTGTTATCGTTACGGTTGTTTCCATCTTACTTTTCACGCCACTATTTATCTTTATAACCCCATATATTTCGGGTAATCTATTAAAAAATGATGCAATCACTATGACATTATATGTATCCATCGCAATCGTTCCAATTGCTGCAGCTGGAGGAATATTGAAAGGATTTTTCCAAGGAATAGCACGATTAGAAGAAACAGCAGTTGCCCAATTAATGGAGCAAATCGTTCGTATTCTATTAATCAGTTTTGCACTTCCTTTCTTTTTAACTTCTGCATCTCCACAAGAAGCTGCTGCATATGCGATGGTCTTAGCTCTAATCGCTGAACTTATCGCATTACTCTACTTAAAATGGAAGTATGACAGATGGAAGACAAAACAAACGTATAATAAAACGTCTAAAGCGTATCCACTATCTCCACTTTTCGCAATTGCATTACCGTCTTCAGGAAGTCGACTATTCGGATCCTTCACATGGTTTTTGGAGCCGATTATTTTCATCAAAGCCCTAGCTATTACAGGAATTACCGCAGTGGCAGCTACTACTCTTTACGGAGTTATTTCAGGTGTCTTAGTTCCTTTGTTATTGTTTCCTTCTTTCATCCCATACGCACTTTCTATTGTCCTAATACCGGCAGTTAGTGATGCATTTGCACGGAAAAATTTCAAGCTATTAAAAGAAAGAATTCACCTTTCCCTAAAATTCTCTACATTAACGGGTTGTTATGCAGCCACACTGTTTTACCTACATGGTGGTGATCTAGTAGAGACGCTATTTCATGTAGAAAATGCAACGGTTTATATGAAAATTCTGTCGCCTATTTTTTTCTTTTACTATATTCAAAGTCCTTTGTTTTCTATTTTGCAGGCCTTAAATAATTCAAAAGCTGCCTTTCTCAATTCCCTATATGGTGGTGTAGGAAAACTATTGCTACTATTTTTCCTTGCTTCTCAAGTAACTATTCAAGAAAAAGGTGCGATCGTTGCGATTGGATTTGGAGTATTGATTACTTCTTTTTTACATATCGCTTCTTTGAAAGAAAAAAAAGAAGCACAAATTGGCTTCTCTTTTTTTGTAATACCTTACGCAGTATTTTTGTTGACAATCATCTCAAGACCAATGATCATTTCTATTGGAAGTCACTCTTTGCTAATCGATTGTCTATTCACTATGGCCTATTTAACAGTCGCTTTAGTGCTTTTTAGACAGATTAAACGAAAAGAGATAAGCGTCATTTTCAAGATTGCAAAAACGTCTAAAAACAGATTTTAA
- a CDS encoding DUF421 domain-containing protein, giving the protein MQDLLIIMIRTFFLYWFILLILRLMGKREVGELSIFDLVVFLLIAEVAAFSLDDPHSNLFHAIVPMIILFLIQIGVSYFSLKSKKFRDVMEGEPSILIRDGIIIEKEMRKQRYNLDDMLQQLREQQIGSIQSVSYAFLEPSGNLSVFKKDEEQYVFPLIIDGDIQHRHLEHIGKNEKWLMQELEQKQIMNYKKIFYCSYENKVLYIQLKTSF; this is encoded by the coding sequence GTGCAGGACTTACTCATAATTATGATTCGAACATTTTTTTTATACTGGTTTATTTTGTTAATACTTCGCCTGATGGGAAAAAGAGAAGTTGGCGAGCTAAGTATTTTCGACTTAGTTGTCTTTCTATTAATAGCGGAGGTAGCAGCATTTTCATTGGACGATCCTCACAGTAATCTTTTTCATGCAATTGTTCCAATGATTATATTGTTTCTCATTCAGATTGGCGTATCCTACTTTTCTTTAAAAAGCAAAAAGTTTCGTGATGTAATGGAAGGCGAGCCTTCCATACTTATACGAGATGGAATTATCATTGAAAAAGAGATGAGAAAACAACGTTATAATTTAGATGACATGCTTCAACAACTACGAGAACAACAGATTGGTTCGATTCAGTCTGTCTCATATGCTTTTTTAGAGCCATCAGGGAACTTATCTGTCTTTAAAAAAGATGAAGAACAATACGTTTTTCCACTTATAATAGATGGTGATATACAACATAGACATTTAGAGCATATTGGTAAAAATGAAAAATGGTTGATGCAAGAACTAGAGCAAAAGCAAATCATGAACTATAAAAAAATATTTTACTGTAGTTATGAAAACAAAGTGCTATATATTCAGCTAAAGACTTCTTTTTAG